A region from the Bactrocera dorsalis isolate Fly_Bdor chromosome 1, ASM2337382v1, whole genome shotgun sequence genome encodes:
- the LOC105225130 gene encoding serine/threonine-protein kinase TBK1 — protein sequence MAFLRGSLNYVWCTTSVLGKGATGSVFQGVNKNTGESVAVKTFNPYSHLRPPDVQMREFEALKKLHHENIVKLLAIEEDQEGRGKVIVMELCTGGSLFNILDDPENSYGLPENEFLLVLEHLCAGMKHLRDNNLVHRDLKPGNIMKFISEDGQTIYKLTDFGAARELDDNQAFVSLYGTEEYLHPDMYERAVLRKQINRSFTANVDLWSIGVTLYHVATGNLPFRPFGGRKNRETMHQITTKKASGVISGTQLSENGPIEWSTTLPSYCNLSEGLKTLVTPLLAGLLEKNREKTWSFDRFFQEVTLILRKFVLHVFFTNRTTSVEVYLEPDEQIDNFRERVFLQTEVPIEKQILLFNNEHLERKVTSSSISKAFPKTTAENPIFLYSNDDNNVQLPQQLELPKFPVFPTNVSVENDASLAKAACSVGHECKRRIDTFTSMDILMKRSVEQFIAMLITTITLLLKKTKHLENLLTTTLDYADAVKRIGNLTKSDNELKPIVSTLYDLKPNFDDAADVIMQMYKHFVAEDALNDQWSSAMHGKRCPCRTRASPRAKYLVERLRDSWQHLLRDRATRTLTYNDEQFHALEKIKVFRNGDRIKALLIDDVKPAVAQMAECLADWYKLAQTVYLKTQILEKDVRDYERKLNDLRDELYHLKSEMKADENSKAPTNNNNKLSKNVQKSLIKKIHKQHEEVLQIMNQNAMLINRLKELGIDCSSVKQFETVLNKT from the exons aTGGCTTTTCTACGAGGATCCCTTAATTATGTGTGGTGCACTACAAGTGTACTTGGAAAAGGAGCAACTGGGTCGGTTTTTCAG GGAGTTAATAAAAATACTGGCGAATCTGTGGCAGTGAAAACATTTAATCCATACAGTCATTTGCGGCCACCGGATGTTCAAATGCGCGAGTTCGAAGCACTCAAAAAACTACATCATGAGAATATTGTCAAACTATTGGCAATCGAAGAAGATCAAGAAGGCCGCGGTAAGGTAATTGTTATGGAATTATGTACCGGTGGAAGTCTTTTCAATATACTCGATGACCCTGAAAATTCTTATGGACTACCAGAGAATGAATTTCTATTGGTGCTGGAACATTTATGTGCTGGAATGAAACACTTACGTGACAATAATTTAGTACATCGCGATTTAAAACCGGGgaatataatgaaatttatttcggaAGATGGTCAAACCATATACAAGCTAACTGATTTCGGTGCTGCCCGGGAATTGGATGATAATCAAGCCTTTGTTTCACTTTATGGAACAGAGGAATATTTACATCCTGATATGTATGAACGTGCTGTGCTACGTAAACAAATAAATCGTTCATTTACTGCAAATGTGGACTTATGGTCCATTGGTGTCACTCTTTACCATGTAGCAACTGGAAATTTACCATTCCGTCCTTTTGGCGGCCGTAAAAACCGCGAAACAATGCATCAAATTACCACAAAAAAGGCGTCGGGCGTTATTTCGGGTACACAACTATCCGAAAATGGACCAATCGAATGGTCGACTACGCTGCCATCATATTGCAATTTGTCAGAAGGTCTGAAGACATTGGTGACACCACTCTTGGctggtttgttagaaaaaaatcgAGAGAAAACCTGGTCGTTTGATCGTTTCTTCCAAGAAGTAACACTTATTTTGCGTAAGTTCGTTTTGCATGTTTTCTTCACAAATCGCACCACTTCTGTGGAGGTTTATCTCGAACCAGACGAACAAATTGATAATTTTCGTGAACGCGTTTTTCTACAAACCGAAGTACcaatagaaaaacaaatacttttattcaataatgaGCATTTGGAAAGAAAGGTGACGTCCTCTTCCATAT CTAAAGCTTTTCCTAAAACCACTGCAGAAAATCCAATATTTCTATATAGTAACGATGACAATAATGTACAACTACCCCAACAATTAGAATTGCCAAAGTTTCCAGTATTCCCAACTAACGTGTCGGTTGAAAATGATGCCAGTCTTGCTAAA gcCGCCTGTAGCGTGGGGCATGAATGTAAGAGACGCATTGACACCTTTACATCCATGGATATTTTAATGAAGCGTTCTGTAGAACAATTCATAGCAATGTTAATAACAACTATAACTTTACTATTAAA aaaaaccaAACATTTGGAGAATCTGCTGACAACAACACTTGATTATGCTGATGCAGTTAAACGCATTGGGAATTta ACAAAATCAGACAATGAACTCAAACCAATAGTTTCTACTCTGTATGATCTCAAGCCCAATTTCGATGATGCTGCCGATGTTATAATGCAAATGTATAAACATTTCGTCGCTGAAGACGCTCTGAA TGATCAGTGGTCATCTGCCATGCACGGCAAGCGGTGTCCTTGTCGCACGAGGGCCAGTCCACGTGCGAAGTACTTGGTGGAGCGGCTGCGTGATTCCTGGCAACATTTGCTACGTGATCGCGCAACACGTACGCTCACATACAATGACGAGCAATTCCATGCTTTGGAAAAGATAAAA GTTTTTCGTAATGGCGATCGCATCAAAGCTTTGCTAATTGATGACGTTAAACCCGCCGTAGCGCAAATGGCCGAATGCCTCGCCGATTGGTATAAACTAGCACAAACCGTCTATCTTAAAACGCAGATATTGGAAAAGGACGTACGCGACTATGAACGTAAATTGAACGATTTACGTGATGAGTTGTATCATTTGAAGTCGGAAATGAAAGCCGATGAAAATAGTAAAGCGCctacaaacaataataataaattatcaaaGAACGTACAGAAAAGTCTTATTAAG aaaattcacAAACAACACGAGGAAGTTTTACAAATAATGAATCAAAATGCAATGCTCATTAATCGGCTTAAGGAGTTGGGCATTGATTGCAGCAGCGTGAAGCAGTTTGAAACTGTGCTAAACAAAACGTAA
- the LOC105225129 gene encoding conserved oligomeric Golgi complex subunit 5 — MSNLELDDESITNIDANTTIQEQIQELTRRLQNVNDDLHHQVREKHDALLQQATHAGRFDVALNTLANDVEQIRGTGQKLKSQIDTQYQQVDNQTRILGRLHELSHLLRSAGTLLTLTAKLRSTKDVLKQAELHYELGQLVDDEDLKKINFVQNARTEVISSRQKLRNLTQMQLVTGLQERNEALVINALKIVKNFNLLQKSLENLVATYISDLEQSLRECFAGTDITVLTKSGNTLSPKPSVTVRGPGKTPMLTTTQNFRAKFWKSLHWLLYEELYESCEQVNLLKRALDQIRQFGFDSTEIYDVHNHFWFAVQELLRKSFTDSPAHVTQTLQEGLAKLLTSARGFEQRLNGEFLFDNDMFSSLEVGYISKCAANMKACLAGVDLPSNETVDAFIRVASTELSAALIDTRLTNSVGAVFIACGKDLCTKLESQIKLGPDSKQVVDIPNFQQTQNVILANILYYFKDSVRRMLADLNVQFSKSKSSAQQEISKSLEQTNILIGTILQQIMDSILSTISIILLSMHREPGLSSEKISTVGPSMYMKELQEFISRVWQNHIGPFEDKEMVAKCGHELAKRCIELFVHNMSILRPISDAGRQRLNNDCNHMEQALKPICSNLPDLGNSARLLRAMSFLIVQPPQELVKQSVGNDSLVPSYIVLFLLFGHASAELQSPHTTANWSNERLMEWLDGHTSDREKLELISGALQRYRDQVRRKKSEQYDDVYPLMVEFFEKALKS, encoded by the exons AT GTCTAATTTGGAATTAGATGACGAATCTATCACGAATATAGATGCCAACACGACAATTCAGGAGCAAATTCAGGAACTTACAAGACGTTTGCAAAATGTCAATGACGATCTACATCATCAAGTACGCGAAAAACATGATGCTTTACTTCAGCAGGCAACACATGCTGGTCGGTTCGATGTTGCTCTCAATACTTTAGCTAACGATGTGGAACAAATTCGTGGAACTGGACAAAAGTTAAAATCTCAAATTGATACCCAATACCAACAAGTCGATAACCAAACGCGTATTTTGGGACGATTGCACGAGTTATCACACCTTCTACGCTCGGCCGGCACATTACTTACACTGACAGCGAAACTACGTTCTACAAAGGATGTGCTTAAACAAGCGGAGCTTCATTATGAACTAGGACAATTGGTTGATGAcgaagatttgaaaaaaattaatttcgttcAAAATGCTCGAACCGAAGTTATAAGCTCTCGACAAAAGTTAAGAAACCTGACACAAATGCAACTTGTAACAGGTCTGCAGGAAAGGAATGAAGCTTTAGTAATTAATGCTCTCAAG ATAGTTAAAAACTTCAACTTACTACAAAAGTCGTTAGAGAACTTAGTAGCAACGTACATCTCCGACTTAGAACAATCACTTAGAGAATGCTTTGCTGGGACAGATATTACCGTCTTGACCAAAAGTGGTAACACCCTTTCCCCCAAACCTAGTGTTACTGTTCGTGGTCCTGGGAAAACACCTATGCTGACTACGACTCAAAATTTCAgagccaaattttggaaatcaCTTCACTGGCTATTGTATGAAGAGCTTTATGAAAGTTGCGAACaagtaaatttgttaaaacgCGCTTTGGATCAAATAAGACAATTCGGCTTCGATTCCACAGAAATATATGATGTCCATAACCATTTTTGGTTTGCCGTGCAAGAGCTACTACGCAAAAGCTTTACTGATAGTCCAGCTCATGTAACGCAAACATTGCAAGAAGGCTTAGCAAAATTGTTGACCTCAGCACGCGGCTTCGAGCAGCGTTTGAATGGTGAATTTCTGTTCGATAACGATATGTTCTCTTCATTGGAAGTGGGCTATATAAGCAAGTGTGCCGCAAATATGAAAGCTTGTCTCGCTGGTGTCGACTTACCATCAAATGAAACAGTTGATGCATTTATACGAGTTGCTTCTACAGAATTAAGTGCTGCTCTAATAGACACGCGCTTAACAAATTCCGTTGGAGCTGTTTTTATAGCTTGTGGCAAAGATTTATGCACTAAATTGGAGTCACAAATCAAATTGGGTCCCGATTCCAAACAAGTAGTTGACATTCCAAACTTCCAGCAAACACAGAATGTGATAttggcaaatattttgtattacttTAAAGACTCCGTTCGCCGCATGTTAGCCGACTTGAACGTGCAATTTTCGAAATCAAAATCTTCGGCACAGCAAGAAATATCAAAATCTTTggaacaaacaaatattttaattggcaCCATATTACAGCAGATTATGGATTCAATTTTGTCAACGATTAGTATTATACTGCTCAGCATGCATCGGGAACCAGGACTTAGTTCCGAAAAAATATCTACTGTCGGCCCTTCAATGTACATGAAGGAGTTGCAG GAATTTATTAGCCGTGTCTGGCAGAATCATATTGGCCCCTTCGAAGATAAAGAGATGGTGGCGAAGTGTGGTCATGAATTGGCTAAACGTTGCATAGAATTATTTGTGCACAATATGAGCATTTTGCGTCCAATCAGCGATGCCGGGCGCCAACGTCTAAATAATGACTGCAACCATATGGAACAAGCACTTAAACCGATTTGCTCCAATTTGCCAGATTTAGGCAATTCTGCTCGCTTACTACGTGCAATGTCGTTCTTAATTGTACAACCTCCTCAAGAATTGGTGAAGCAAAGTGTGGGTAATGATTCACTGGTGCCCAGCTATATTGTGTTGTTTCTATTGTTCGGTCATGCCAGTGCCGAACTTCAGAGTCCGCATACCACCGCGAATTGGTCGAATGAACGTTTGATGGAATGGTTAGATGGGCATACATCGGACCGTGAAAAGTTAGAATTGATATCAGGTGCATTGCAACGTTACCGTGATCAAGTTCGAAGGAAAAAGAGTGAACAGTACGATGATGTGTATCCACTAAtggttgaattttttgaaaaggcTCTAAAATCATAA
- the LOC105225132 gene encoding ragulator complex protein LAMTOR3 homolog yields MTDEVKKYFNGLLHKVNGLYIIQVTDRDGVPLLRVSQDKNVDFALMPSFIPTFATASEQAGKLGLGRNKVIISMYSNYQVVQMNKLPLILTFVGGEHCNTGHILALEHQLDAHLEDIKLAVNEA; encoded by the exons ATGACGGATGaagtaaagaaatatttcaatgGTCTACTACATAA GGTCAATGGTCTCTATATAATACAAGTTACCGACAGAGATGGCGTGCCACTGCTACGAGTAAGTCAGGATAAGAATGTTGACTTCGCGCTTATGCCTTCCTTTATACCCACTTTTGCAACAGCCAGTGAACAAGCCGGAAAATTGGGTTTGGGGCGTAACAAAGTAATTATATCGATGTATTCCAATTATCAG GTAGTGCAAATGAACAAATTGCCACTGATTCTTACTTTTGTTGGTGGTGAACACTGTAATACTGGCCACATTTTAGCTCTAGAACACCAGTTAGATGCACACTTAGAGGACATTAAATTGGCCGTAAATGAAGCGTAA
- the LOC105225131 gene encoding glucosidase 2 subunit beta yields MYQLGLKSLQLQLLLLAIIVTLSVADVPRPVGVPLYKASLYAPRSDKSWVCLDSKKTIRHTQINDDFCDCEDGSDEPGTSACPNAVFNCENVGFRQQDIQSSRVNDGICDCCDGSDEWEDGGNKCANTCLELGRAEEEIKRSLADLHKRGSEKRAELISKGKQMRTEREARHKVLQQRRNEQEAIKAEKEQLKKNAEAAEAEALEIYKEQQREKDAAAAEAAKSQEDSQTMRYESEAAFIKYDTNKDGFVEVTELMVDMTLDRDRNGIVTVEEAKYFLDERDRIDLDSFYDLSWPRIKPLKMLAEGIFKPPTVEDVEHPEEDEGEEEGQTGPTGSDQLPIEEGREQEGAYGEEDLYEDEEGEADVGVGSVADATHPEPDYDPETKHLIDLANEARNAYSEAEQKVREIENEIRDIQDQTSKDYGLNEEYAALDGECFTFEDREYLYTFCPFERASQKQRSSGHETNLGSYEQWIGEGDKKYQKQKYAHGTACWNGPQRLTIVDFKCGLENAIKSVAEPNRCEYNYVFETPAACDGVVADDTRQRDEL; encoded by the exons ATGTATCAGTTGGGCTTAAAAAGCCTGCAATTGCAGCTGCTTCTATTGGCAATAATAGTAACGTTATCCGTAGCGGACGTCCCGCGACCGGTAGGTGTACCGCTATACAAGGCCTCTTTGTACGCTCCTCGCTCGGACAAAAGTTGGGTATGTCTAGATAGCAAAAAAACAATTCGTCATACACAGATAAACGATGATTTCTGCGATTGCGAAGACGGTAGCGATGAACCAGGAACATCAGCTTGCCCAAATGCTGTTTTTAATTGTGAAAATGTTGGATTCCGCCAACAAGACATTCAAAGTTCACGTGTGAATGATGGAATATGTGACTGCTGTGACGGCAGCGACGAATGGGAAGATGGTGGTAATAAATGTGCAAACACTTGTTTAGAGTTAGGACGTGCAGAGGAAGAGATAAAAAGATCACTAGCAGATTTACATAAGCGAGGTAGTGAAAAACGAGCAGAACTGATTAGCAAAGGTAAACAAATGCGCACCGAACGTGAAGCAAGACATAAAGTGTTGCAACAAAGACGTAATGAGCAGGAAGCAATTAAAGCAGAAAAAGaacaattgaagaaaaatgcaGAAGCCGCTGAAGCAGAAGCATTGGAAATATATAAGGAACAACAGCGTGAAAAAGATGCAGCTGCGGCCGAAGCCGCAAAATCACAAGAAGATTCACAGACCATGCGTTATGAATCTGAAGCggcatttattaaatatgacACGAACAAGGACGGTTTTGTGGAAGTAACTGAGTTAATGGTAGACATGACACTAGATCGTGACCGCAATGGCATTGTAACTGTTGAGGAAGCAAAGTATTTCCTCGATGAACGTGATCGCATTGATTTAGATTCATTTTATGATTTGTCGTGGCCACGCATTAAGCCGCTTAAGATGTTGGCTGAAGGTATTTTTAAACCACCAACTGTCGAAGATGTTGAACATCCAGAAGAAGACGAAGGCGAAGAAGAGGGTCAGACGGGGCCTACAGGATCAGATCAACTCCCAATCGAAGAAG gtCGTGAACAAGAAGGTGCCTACGGTGAGGAAGACCTCTATGAGGACGAAGAAGGTGAAGCTGATGTTGGAGTAGGTAGTGTGGCTGACGCAACACACCCGGAGCCTGATTATGATCCGGAGACTAAACATTTAATAGATCTGGCGAACGAGGCTCGCAATGCCTACTCCGAGGCAGAGCAGAAAGTACGCGAAATCGAAAATGAGATTAGAGACATTCAAGATCAGACTTCAAAGGATTATGGGCTTAATGAAGAATACGCTGCATTGGACGGCGAATGTTTTACATTTGAAGATCGAGAATACCTTTATACTTTTTGTCCTTTCGAGCGTGCTTCACAAAAACAACGCAGCAGTGGGCATGAAACTAATTTGGGAAGCTATGAGCAGTGGATAGGAGAGGGTGATAAAAAGTACCAGAAACAAAAGTATGCCCATGGTACTGCTTGTTGGAATGGACCGCAACGCTTAACAATTGTAGACTTCAAATGTGGTCTTGAAAATGCCATTAAATCTGTAGCAGAACCTAATCGCTGTGAATACAATTATGTGTTCGAAACACCAGCTGCTTGTGATGGTGTGGTTGCAGACGACACTCGTCAACGAGATGAACTCTAA